The genomic DNA CCGCTTCACCAAAGAAGCGGCTGCATTTGCAAATGAATTTGGCGCGTCGCTGAAATTTGACCAGCGGCTGTATAAATATGATATCCAAGGCAGTATCGTGCAAGCGAAGGCCTTAGTCCAGGCAGGGGTGTTTACCCCCGACGAGGCGGCAGGGGTGATTGCTGCCCTAGAGGATATTGACCAGGATATTGCTACGGGCAAAGTTCAGCTGTCACTGGGTTTAGAGGATATTCACACCAACATTGAGGCCCTTTTGACTGAACGAGTGGGGGATCTGGGGAAAAAGCTGCATACCGGTCGCAGCCGAAACGATCAAGTGGCGCTTGACATTCGTCTATTCCTAAAGGATGAGATCAAGAGAATCATGGGGCTTATTCATCATCTCCAGTCGGTCCTACTCGATCTCGCAGAGGAACATCAGGACACGATTATTCCAGGGTATACCCATCTACAACGGGCTCAGCCAATTCTGCTTGCCCATCATTTCCTGGCCTACTTTCATATGCTAGAACGGGATAAGGAACGGTTTGCCGATTGTGCTAAACGAAATGATCAGTCGCCCTTAGGCGCTGGTGCCTTGGCTGGCTCGGGGTATCCCATTGATCGACATTTTGTGGCCTCAGAACTAGGTCTTAAGTGTCCGATGCCTAACAGTATTGATGCGGTCTCTGCTAGGGATCATCTACTGGAATTTATGGGTGCAAGCAGTATCTTAATGAGTAATCTCAGTCGGCTTTGTGAGGAACTGGTGATCTGGCACTCTGTGGAGTTTGGTTTCATTGAAATGGACGATGCCTTCGCTACCGGCAGCAGCATCATGCCGCAAAAGAAAAACCCTGACTTTGCGGAGCTGATTCGGGGCAAAACCGGACGGGTGTATGGTAACTTAGTCAGTCTTCTCACGACGATGAAAGGGCTGCCTCTAGCATATAATAAGGATATGCAAGAGGATAAGGAGCCCCTTTTTGATACCATAGATACACTTACCGGGTGTTTGGAGATCCTAGCCCCGATGCTAGCCACCATGAAGGTCAAGAAAGAAAACCTGGCCCAAGGGGTACAGAAGGGTTTTCTTACGGCCACCGACTTGGCGGACTATCTGGCCAAACGGGGCGTACCCTTCCGGCAGGCCCATGAAATTGTGGGTCGTTGTGTATTGTTTTGCATCGAGAGTAATCGGGAATTATGGAGTCTTAGCCTAGAGGAGCTTAAAGAACTAGGCGCCCTAGTGGATCAGGATGTCTACGACCACCTGGATCCCAGAAAGAGTCTGAATAACCGAAGTGTCTACGGGGGAACCGCTCCACAGCAAGTCAAAGAAGCTATCAGCGAAGCAAGAAAGCTTCTAGGGCAGCAAGAAGGATAAAACATTTGCTTTGTAGAAGTAAAGGAAGCTGATAGGAGTTGTCCTTTAGACTTCGCAGTAAGGAGTGATTTGGATTGAACGCAGTATGGGAGTCGCGAGTTGCGCAAATGGTGCAGCAAGAACCCAAGGGTCGGATCTTTGCTGCCTTTAATACGAATATAGACAAGGTTGTACATGTAACACCAGAGAAAATGAAAGTGATTATCGACAGTAATCCCGATATAGATTGGCAGCGGGTGGAAAGCACCTCCATTGCCGATGTGGGGACTGTCTGCAGCAAGGAAACTTTTTTTGTGGTCCTCCAGGATCGTCTATCCAAGGGCAAATCCTTTCATATTGTTTTAGAAAATGAAGAGCTTCTCACTTGGCTGGATCGGTTTTTCACCGATGGGGTGGAGTCCATGGGAGGACAGGCCGGGATTATTGCTAACCAAATGGCCGCCCTTGATGTGGAGTCGGTGGTGTACACACCGCTGCTTGCTCCAAAACAGGCGAACCAGTTTGTTGCTACTGTAAGAACACCGGTGATTGAAGGGGAGACTCCCACACTCAAGCTAGTTACAGATGCAGCTTCCCCCAATGATGATGTGAAGATAAACTGGATCTTTGAATACGGAAAAGGGCTTACCTTTGAGTTTCCCAACGGTACTTTCACCACACCCCGGGCAAATCGGGTGATTTTGGCTACCAGGCCCCCGGGTTCGATCATGGGTTTTTCTAAACCGATGATCGATCTGTTGCCGAGACTTGGGGAAATGCTAAACATGGCCTTTATGGCAGGATACCACTATGCTGATCATGTGGGTGCTGATGGACGTACCTTCGAGGAATATATGGCTGATACCTTAAGAGATCTGAAGCTTCTACGCTCAAAAAACCCCAAGCTTTTGATTCACTATGAGTATGTACCAATGAAGGCCCGGGAACTAGAGCCACTAATGCTAAAACAGATCTCCACAGGGATTACAAGCTTTGGGATTAATGAGAATGAGATCCGGAGGGTCCTTGAGGACTTCGACTGCCAGAAGGAAATGGAAGCCATTTCCAAACGAGAGACCGCTTATACCTTGTATCTTGGTGGGTTGGCCTTACTCCGTCACATGCAGGTACAGCGGATCCAGATTCACAACCTAGGCTATTATGTTGTCCTGCTGAAAAAGCCCTATCCCATTGATCCAACTAAGGTACGGGAAGCCTGTCTATTTGGCTCATCAGTGAATGCGATTAAGGCAAAGTACGGGGGTTATGTGAAACTTGGTCAGTTAGGAGAGGCCAAAGAGCTACCCCTCTCTGATATCGGTTATGAACAGCTCCGCATTTTTGCATCGGAAGCTGAACTACCAGTACCGTCTAACTTCCTCGAAGAGGGGATTGTGGAGCTGGAAGATCATTATGTTCTCGTTGTGCCAGCCCACGTGGTACCCAATCCAGTAAGTACAGTTGGTATGGGGGATACCATTTCTTCTTGTGCATATACGGCGGAGTTGATTTAAGGATAGGTATAGAAAAGCCCCCGGGTTTTGAGGGTGCGTCTTAGGGATTCTCAATCCCGGAAAAATATCGGCATAGTTTGGTATGTATTTACCGGCTATGCCGATTTTTCATTCTTTGTGGTGGATGTAGAAACCGGTGGCTCAAACTCGCCAATGCAGTTCCATACGATTTTGATACGCTGTACCCGTCGGCCATCAATGCGCTCTGCCTTGTAAACAA from Limnochordia bacterium includes the following:
- the argH gene encoding argininosuccinate lyase, which translates into the protein MGKLWGGRFTKEAAAFANEFGASLKFDQRLYKYDIQGSIVQAKALVQAGVFTPDEAAGVIAALEDIDQDIATGKVQLSLGLEDIHTNIEALLTERVGDLGKKLHTGRSRNDQVALDIRLFLKDEIKRIMGLIHHLQSVLLDLAEEHQDTIIPGYTHLQRAQPILLAHHFLAYFHMLERDKERFADCAKRNDQSPLGAGALAGSGYPIDRHFVASELGLKCPMPNSIDAVSARDHLLEFMGASSILMSNLSRLCEELVIWHSVEFGFIEMDDAFATGSSIMPQKKNPDFAELIRGKTGRVYGNLVSLLTTMKGLPLAYNKDMQEDKEPLFDTIDTLTGCLEILAPMLATMKVKKENLAQGVQKGFLTATDLADYLAKRGVPFRQAHEIVGRCVLFCIESNRELWSLSLEELKELGALVDQDVYDHLDPRKSLNNRSVYGGTAPQQVKEAISEARKLLGQQEG